DNA sequence from the bacterium genome:
ATGCGGCCCAGGCAGTGGCTGAAGAACGTCGTCATCTTCGCCGGCGTCGTGTTCGCGCAGTTGTACACCTCCCCGGCGGCGCTTCTGCGCTCCCTGGAGGCCTTCGGCATCTTCTGCATCCTTTCGGGCGCGGTTTACGCCCTCAACGACGCTGTGGACGCCGAGCGCGACCGCTCGCATCCCTACAAGAAAAACCGCCCGGTCGCCTCGGGCCTGGTGTCGCGACCCTTGGCCTACGTCTGGTCCTTCGTTCTGGCCGCCGGGGGGCTCCTGGCGGCCTGGACGGTCACGGACGGCTTCTTCCTCGTCGGCGCCGTCTATCTCGGCCTCAACCTGATTTACAGCTTCTGGGCCAAGAAGGTGGTCATCCTCGATGTTTTCCTCGTCGCCTTCGGCTTCGTGCTGCGGGCCATCGGCGGCGTGGAGGCGCTGGTGGACTTCTCGCCGGGCCTGAAATCCTCCCCTTGGTTCTTGGCGGTGACGCTCTTTTTGGCGCTCTTCCTGGCCCTGGAGAAGCGCCGGGCCGAGCTCTCGTCCCTGGCCGAGGGCGCCGAGAGCCACCGCAAGACCCTGAGCGAGTACTCCACGCGCCTGCTGGACCAGATGTCCGCCGTGGTCACCACCGCCACCGTGGTCGCCTACAGCCTCTACACCCTCTGGCCCTCGACCGTGGAGCGGTTCAGGACCGAGGGGCTGGTCTACACCGTCCCCTTCGTCCTCTACGGTGTTTTCCGTTACCTCTACGACGTGGAGCAACGGCGCCTGGGCGGCAACCCCTCCGCCATCCTCTCGAAGGACTTCTCGCTTCTGGTGGACGTGTTGTTGTGGGCCGCGGCGGTGGTGCTCATCATCCACTTAAAGCCATAGTTTTTAAAAACGAAAGGCGGGCCGGGCCCGCCTTTTTTAATAAAAACCGGCGAACGGTCAGTCCTCCATCGTCCACTGGTTGATGCCGAACCAGTGACCGGTGTTATTGATGTAATCGAGCTGGGACCGGAGCAGCTCGAAGTGACCCTCCTCCATCTGGGCGAGATTTTTGAAGGTTTCCCGGACGGTGGCATCGTCGGCCTTCGTAGACCACTCGGTGTAATAGTCTATGGCGGCCCGCTCCAGGTCTATGGCCGTCTTGATGGCGTTCAGCTCGTTGGCGCCCTCGGCCCCGGCGGTCCGCTCCGCTATCCGGTCGAGCTTCGGGACGAGCTCCGCAATCTCCGTCTGTGAGATTTCAATCGGCTCGATGGGCTTTCCGGCGAAGGCGTCGTTGAACTGCCGCCGCAGAATCTCGTAGTGGTCCACCTCCTCCCGGGCCAGGGTGATGAACATGTTTTTGCCCGTCTCGTCCTTGGTCTTCCGAGCGAACTCCAGGTAGGTGGTGAAACCGGTGATTTCGGCCTCGATGGCCTGGGCGAGCACCTGTGCCACGGTTTTGCTCAATGGTGCCTCCTGCGCTGGTTCTTTGATTATCGTAGTCTATCTCGTGGCGGCAAGGGGTTTCGCCGGGGCGTTACTCGCTTCGCTCGGTTAAACCCCTTGTCTCCTTT
Encoded proteins:
- a CDS encoding decaprenyl-phosphate phosphoribosyltransferase; this encodes MGKLFGLIRLMRPRQWLKNVVIFAGVVFAQLYTSPAALLRSLEAFGIFCILSGAVYALNDAVDAERDRSHPYKKNRPVASGLVSRPLAYVWSFVLAAGGLLAAWTVTDGFFLVGAVYLGLNLIYSFWAKKVVILDVFLVAFGFVLRAIGGVEALVDFSPGLKSSPWFLAVTLFLALFLALEKRRAELSSLAEGAESHRKTLSEYSTRLLDQMSAVVTTATVVAYSLYTLWPSTVERFRTEGLVYTVPFVLYGVFRYLYDVEQRRLGGNPSAILSKDFSLLVDVLLWAAAVVLIIHLKP
- a CDS encoding ferritin family protein, with the protein product MSKTVAQVLAQAIEAEITGFTTYLEFARKTKDETGKNMFITLAREEVDHYEILRRQFNDAFAGKPIEPIEISQTEIAELVPKLDRIAERTAGAEGANELNAIKTAIDLERAAIDYYTEWSTKADDATVRETFKNLAQMEEGHFELLRSQLDYINNTGHWFGINQWTMED